Proteins from one Emys orbicularis isolate rEmyOrb1 chromosome 2, rEmyOrb1.hap1, whole genome shotgun sequence genomic window:
- the AP3M2 gene encoding AP-3 complex subunit mu-2 isoform X2, with translation MIHSLFLINSSGDIFLEKHWKSVVSRSVCDYFFEAQERATEAENVPPVIPTPHHYLLNVYRHKIFFVAVIQTEVPPLFVIEFLHRVVDTFQDYFGVCSEVVIKDNVVVVYEVLEEMLDNGFPLATESNILKELIKPPTILRTVVNTITGSTNVGDQLPTGQLSVVPWRRTGVKYTNNEAYFDVIEEIDAIIDKSGSTITAEIQGVIDACVKLTGMPDLTLSFMNPRLLDDVSFHPCVRFKRWESERILSFIPPDGNFRLLSYHVSAQNLVAIPVYVKHNISFRDSSSLGRFEITVGPKQTMGKTVEGVMVTSQMPKGVLNMSLTPSQGMHTFDPVTKLLSWDVGKINPQKLPSLKGTMSLQAGTSKPDENPTINLQFKIQQLAISGLKVNRLDMYGEKYKPFKGIKYMTKAGKFQVRT, from the exons ATgattcacagcctcttcctgATTAACTCCTCAGGGGATATTTTTCTGGAGAAGCACTGGAAAAGTGTTGTCAGCCGCTCTGTTTGTGACTACTTTTTTGAAGCACAGGAGAGGGCTACAGAGGCAGAAAATGTACCTCCTGTGATCCCCACTCCTCATCACTACCTCCTGAATGTTTATCgtcataagattttttttgtgGCAGTGATTCAGACAGAAGTGCCGCCCCTCTTTGTCATTGAATTCTTACATCGGGTTGTGGACACTTTCCAG GATTATTTTGGTGTCTGCTCGGAAGTAGTAATCAAGGACAATGTGGTGGTGGTTTATGAGGTGCTGGAGGAGATGCTGGACAATGGATTCCCATTGGCTACTGAGTCCAATATCCTGAAGGAGCTGATAAAACCCCCCACCATATTGCGAACTGTTGTCAACACCATTACAG GAAGCACCAATGTAGGTGACCAGCTCCCTACTGGACAACTATCAGTGGTGCCATGGCGACGGACCGGTGTGAAATACACCAATAATGAGGCATATTTTGATGTAATTGAGGAGATAGATGCAATCATTGACAAATCAG GTTCCACAATTACAGCTGAAATCCAAGGGGTGATTGATGCTTGTGTTAAATTGACTGGAATGCCAGACCTCACCCTCTCTTTCATG AACCCCCGGTTACTGGATGATGTCAGCTTCCATCCATGTGTCCGTTTCAAGCGCTGGGAATCAGAGCGGATCCTCTCTTTCATCCCACCAGATGGAAATTTCCGATTGCTCTCCTATCATGTCAGCGCTCAGAA CTTGGTGGCAATTCCTGTCTATGTTAAACACAACATCAGTTTCCGTGACAGCAGCTCATTGGGACGCTTTGAGATCACTGTGGGACCCAAGCAGACTATGGGAAAGACTGTAGAGGGGGTGATGGTCACCAGCCAGATGCCAAAAGGGGTCTTGAACATGAGCCTCACCCCCTCACAGGGAATGCACACCTTTGAtccagttacaaag TTGCTCTCATGGGATGTAGGGAAAATAAACCCCCAGAAGCTGCCGAGTCTGAAGGGGACTATGAGCCTTCAAGCTGGCACATCCAAACCTGATGAGAATCCCACCATCAACCTTCAGTTTAAAATTCAGCAGCTGGCTATCTCTG ggCTGAAGGTGAATCGCCTGGACATGTATGGGGAGAAGTACAAACCGTTCAAGGGCATTAAATACATGACCAAGGCTGGCAAGTTCCAAGTCCGAACTTAG
- the AP3M2 gene encoding AP-3 complex subunit mu-2 isoform X1 — MIHSLFLINSSGDIFLEKHWKSVVSRSVCDYFFEAQERATEAENVPPVIPTPHHYLLNVYRHKIFFVAVIQTEVPPLFVIEFLHRVVDTFQDYFGSTNVGDQLPTGQLSVVPWRRTGVKYTNNEAYFDVIEEIDAIIDKSGSTITAEIQGVIDACVKLTGMPDLTLSFMNPRLLDDVSFHPCVRFKRWESERILSFIPPDGNFRLLSYHVSAQNLVAIPVYVKHNISFRDSSSLGRFEITVGPKQTMGKTVEGVMVTSQMPKGVLNMSLTPSQGMHTFDPVTKLLSWDVGKINPQKLPSLKGTMSLQAGTSKPDENPTINLQFKIQQLAISGLKVNRLDMYGEKYKPFKGIKYMTKAGKFQVRT, encoded by the exons ATgattcacagcctcttcctgATTAACTCCTCAGGGGATATTTTTCTGGAGAAGCACTGGAAAAGTGTTGTCAGCCGCTCTGTTTGTGACTACTTTTTTGAAGCACAGGAGAGGGCTACAGAGGCAGAAAATGTACCTCCTGTGATCCCCACTCCTCATCACTACCTCCTGAATGTTTATCgtcataagattttttttgtgGCAGTGATTCAGACAGAAGTGCCGCCCCTCTTTGTCATTGAATTCTTACATCGGGTTGTGGACACTTTCCAG GATTATTTTG GAAGCACCAATGTAGGTGACCAGCTCCCTACTGGACAACTATCAGTGGTGCCATGGCGACGGACCGGTGTGAAATACACCAATAATGAGGCATATTTTGATGTAATTGAGGAGATAGATGCAATCATTGACAAATCAG GTTCCACAATTACAGCTGAAATCCAAGGGGTGATTGATGCTTGTGTTAAATTGACTGGAATGCCAGACCTCACCCTCTCTTTCATG AACCCCCGGTTACTGGATGATGTCAGCTTCCATCCATGTGTCCGTTTCAAGCGCTGGGAATCAGAGCGGATCCTCTCTTTCATCCCACCAGATGGAAATTTCCGATTGCTCTCCTATCATGTCAGCGCTCAGAA CTTGGTGGCAATTCCTGTCTATGTTAAACACAACATCAGTTTCCGTGACAGCAGCTCATTGGGACGCTTTGAGATCACTGTGGGACCCAAGCAGACTATGGGAAAGACTGTAGAGGGGGTGATGGTCACCAGCCAGATGCCAAAAGGGGTCTTGAACATGAGCCTCACCCCCTCACAGGGAATGCACACCTTTGAtccagttacaaag TTGCTCTCATGGGATGTAGGGAAAATAAACCCCCAGAAGCTGCCGAGTCTGAAGGGGACTATGAGCCTTCAAGCTGGCACATCCAAACCTGATGAGAATCCCACCATCAACCTTCAGTTTAAAATTCAGCAGCTGGCTATCTCTG ggCTGAAGGTGAATCGCCTGGACATGTATGGGGAGAAGTACAAACCGTTCAAGGGCATTAAATACATGACCAAGGCTGGCAAGTTCCAAGTCCGAACTTAG